One Aphidius gifuensis isolate YNYX2018 linkage group LG5, ASM1490517v1, whole genome shotgun sequence genomic region harbors:
- the LOC122857538 gene encoding transcriptional repressor p66-beta isoform X4 — MLISRGDEKSVIMESMDLDGDAVVDLSVNVRRDSLSVSVNLSSNDTDTALDLGIHFLSPHVDNNVTETRNIQNAARGILPAKSGDEKRTRRNLRPRTERSYAESPDEPRLNGHVNGNVSDSDEGELPPLLPIKELSSIELAERERTLRKLKEELRSEEMKLVLLKKLKQSQQLKENIAAIPKVTSKLPPITVQPQTPHNRTNKALPPLLRGQPAPSRNSTSLHGPPPGMLLLPNTGRSSTGISPNMVIPQPPHPRNRSTNVSANVSSYHAPADRTERSTKDPTPVPSHQLLLAQENKTTPSISTPTIPEQERSREDNQTPAQRQAAAKLALRKQLEKTLLQIPPPKPPPPEMHFVPNPSNTEFIYLVGLEHVVDFITKEPAIPPPPEPFECTQCKTDFTPVWKWEKPATSGKKDGPRGQHATFLRPPAGRDPRVICEHCVTTNVKKALKAEHTNRLKTAFVKALQQEHEMEQKLAQTSPSPDPPTPKPIPKPVTPTRRVATPPAPVQAPSPIQTPPTTKHQEHPLIKLTESGKFSPHHVATAAALQQQIMRELTKNQVQGLSGHQPLPAHMMPFNPILYPYQLAMAQATGGKGLVELQRQAADLQRQYLLDMIPSQASQGQGSQASSRTHQHNWKT; from the exons ATGTTAATTTCACGAGGCGATGAAAAG TCTGTCATCATGGAATCAATGGACTTGGATGGAGATGCAGTGGTTGATCTCAGCGTAAA TGTCCGACGTGATTCACTTTCAGTATctgtaaatttatcaagtaatgATACAGACACAGCGCTAGATCTTGGTATTCATTTTCTATCACCACATGTGGACAATAATGTAACAGAAACAAGAAATATACAGAATGCAGCTCGAGGAATTTTACCTGCAAAATCAGGCGACGAAAAAAGAACGAGACGAAATTTGCGACCAAGAACAGAACGTAGCTATGCAGAAAGTCCTGATGAGCCGCGATTAAATGGCCATGTTAACGGTAACGTCTCGGATAGTGACGAGGGTGAATTACCACCACTTTTACCTATCAAAGAGTTGTCCTCTATTGAATTAGCTGAAAGAGAAAGAACTCTTAGAAAACTGAAAGAAGAATTAAGATCTGAAGAAATGAAATTAGTTTTGCTTAAGAAGTTAAAGCAGTCACAGCAACTCAAAGAAAATATCGCTGCTATTCCAAAAGTTACGAGTAAACTTCCACCAATCACAGTACAACCGCAAACACCCCACAACAG AACGAACAAAGCACTCCCACCATTACTGCGCGGTCAACCAGCACCAAGTCGTAACAGCACCAGTCTTCATGGACCACCTCCAGGTATGCTCTTGTTACCGAATACAGGAAGATCGAGCACCGGAATATCACCCAACATGGTTATTCCACAGCCCCCTCATCCTCGCAATCGATCGACAAATGTTTCTGCAAATGTATCAAGCTACCATGCTCCAGCAGACAGAACCGAAAGATCTACGAAAGATCCAACTCCAGTTCCTAGTCATCag CTACTTTTGgcacaagaaaataaaactacACCATCAATAAGTACTCCTACAATACCTGAACAG gAACGGTCGAGAGAAGATAATCAAACACCCGCTCAACGCCAGGCAGCTGCAAAGTTAGCACTTAGAAAACAACTTGAAAAGACTTTGCTCCAAATACCGCCTCCAAAACCACCGCCACCAGAGATGCATTTTGTACCGAATCCATCGAACACTGAATTCATCTATCTCGTCGGTCTCGAACATGTCGTTGATTTTATTACCAAGGAACCTGCGATTCCCCCACCACCAGAACCTTTTGAGTGTACACAGTGTAAAACAGATTTCACACCAGTATGGAAATGGGAAAAACCAGCTACAAGTGGAAAAAAAGATGGTCCACGAGGTCAGCATGCGACATTTTTACGACCTCCTGCAGGCCGTGATCCGCGAGTCATATGTGAACACTGTGTCACAACAAACGTCAAAAAAGCACTAAAAGCTGAGCATACAAATAG ATTGAAAACTGCATTTGTCAAAGCCCTTCAGCAAGAGCACGAAATGGAACAAAAATTAGCTCAAACAAGCCCAAGTCCAGATCCTCCGACTCCAAAGCCTATACCAAAACCAGTTACACCAACGAGACGAGTGGCAACACCACCAGCACCTGTGCAAGCACCCTCACCTATCCAAACACCTCCAACCACCAAACATCAAGAACATCCTCTTATAAAGCTTACGGAAAGTGGCAAATTTTCACCACATCATGTTGCAACTGCCGCTGCtcttcaacaacaaataatgagAG aattaaCGAAAAACCAGGTACAGGGATTGTCAGGTCATCAACCACTTCCTGCTCACATGATGCCGTTTAATCCGATTCTCTATCCTTATCAGTTAGCAATGGCACAAGCTACTGGAGGCAAAGGTCTCGTTGAATTGCAACGCCAGGCAGCTGATCTTCAACGTCAATATCTTCTTGACATGATACCCTCACAGGCTAGTCAAGGTCAGGGAAGCCAAGCATCTTCACGTACTCATCAACATAACTGGAAAACGTAA
- the LOC122857538 gene encoding transcriptional repressor p66-beta isoform X2 gives MLISRGDEKSVIMESMDLDGDAVVDLSVNVRRDSLSVSVNLSSNDTDTALDLGIHFLSPHVDNNVTETRNIQNAARGILPAKSGDEKRTRRNLRPRTERSYAESPDEPRLNGHVNGNVSDSDEGELPPLLPIKELSSIELAERERTLRKLKEELRSEEMKLVLLKKLKQSQQLKENIAAIPKVTSKLPPITVQPQTPHNRTNKALPPLLRGQPAPSRNSTSLHGPPPGMLLLPNTGRSSTGISPNMVIPQPPHPRNRSTNVSANVSSYHAPADRTERSTKDPTPVPSHQQLLLAQENKTTPSISTPTIPEQERSREDNQTPAQRQAAAKLALRKQLEKTLLQIPPPKPPPPEMHFVPNPSNTEFIYLVGLEHVVDFITKEPAIPPPPEPFECTQCKTDFTPVWKWEKPATSGKKDGPRGQHATFLRPPAGRDPRVICEHCVTTNVKKALKAEHTNRLKTAFVKALQQEHEMEQKLAQTSPSPDPPTPKPIPKPVTPTRRVATPPAPVQAPSPIQTPPTTKHQEHPLIKLTESGKFSPHHVATAAALQQQIMRELTKNQVQGLSGHQPLPAHMMPFNPILYPYQLAMAQATGGKGLVELQRQAADLQRQYLLDMIPSQASQGQGSQASSRTHQHNWKT, from the exons ATGTTAATTTCACGAGGCGATGAAAAG TCTGTCATCATGGAATCAATGGACTTGGATGGAGATGCAGTGGTTGATCTCAGCGTAAA TGTCCGACGTGATTCACTTTCAGTATctgtaaatttatcaagtaatgATACAGACACAGCGCTAGATCTTGGTATTCATTTTCTATCACCACATGTGGACAATAATGTAACAGAAACAAGAAATATACAGAATGCAGCTCGAGGAATTTTACCTGCAAAATCAGGCGACGAAAAAAGAACGAGACGAAATTTGCGACCAAGAACAGAACGTAGCTATGCAGAAAGTCCTGATGAGCCGCGATTAAATGGCCATGTTAACGGTAACGTCTCGGATAGTGACGAGGGTGAATTACCACCACTTTTACCTATCAAAGAGTTGTCCTCTATTGAATTAGCTGAAAGAGAAAGAACTCTTAGAAAACTGAAAGAAGAATTAAGATCTGAAGAAATGAAATTAGTTTTGCTTAAGAAGTTAAAGCAGTCACAGCAACTCAAAGAAAATATCGCTGCTATTCCAAAAGTTACGAGTAAACTTCCACCAATCACAGTACAACCGCAAACACCCCACAACAG AACGAACAAAGCACTCCCACCATTACTGCGCGGTCAACCAGCACCAAGTCGTAACAGCACCAGTCTTCATGGACCACCTCCAGGTATGCTCTTGTTACCGAATACAGGAAGATCGAGCACCGGAATATCACCCAACATGGTTATTCCACAGCCCCCTCATCCTCGCAATCGATCGACAAATGTTTCTGCAAATGTATCAAGCTACCATGCTCCAGCAGACAGAACCGAAAGATCTACGAAAGATCCAACTCCAGTTCCTAGTCATCag CAGCTACTTTTGgcacaagaaaataaaactacACCATCAATAAGTACTCCTACAATACCTGAACAG gAACGGTCGAGAGAAGATAATCAAACACCCGCTCAACGCCAGGCAGCTGCAAAGTTAGCACTTAGAAAACAACTTGAAAAGACTTTGCTCCAAATACCGCCTCCAAAACCACCGCCACCAGAGATGCATTTTGTACCGAATCCATCGAACACTGAATTCATCTATCTCGTCGGTCTCGAACATGTCGTTGATTTTATTACCAAGGAACCTGCGATTCCCCCACCACCAGAACCTTTTGAGTGTACACAGTGTAAAACAGATTTCACACCAGTATGGAAATGGGAAAAACCAGCTACAAGTGGAAAAAAAGATGGTCCACGAGGTCAGCATGCGACATTTTTACGACCTCCTGCAGGCCGTGATCCGCGAGTCATATGTGAACACTGTGTCACAACAAACGTCAAAAAAGCACTAAAAGCTGAGCATACAAATAG ATTGAAAACTGCATTTGTCAAAGCCCTTCAGCAAGAGCACGAAATGGAACAAAAATTAGCTCAAACAAGCCCAAGTCCAGATCCTCCGACTCCAAAGCCTATACCAAAACCAGTTACACCAACGAGACGAGTGGCAACACCACCAGCACCTGTGCAAGCACCCTCACCTATCCAAACACCTCCAACCACCAAACATCAAGAACATCCTCTTATAAAGCTTACGGAAAGTGGCAAATTTTCACCACATCATGTTGCAACTGCCGCTGCtcttcaacaacaaataatgagAG aattaaCGAAAAACCAGGTACAGGGATTGTCAGGTCATCAACCACTTCCTGCTCACATGATGCCGTTTAATCCGATTCTCTATCCTTATCAGTTAGCAATGGCACAAGCTACTGGAGGCAAAGGTCTCGTTGAATTGCAACGCCAGGCAGCTGATCTTCAACGTCAATATCTTCTTGACATGATACCCTCACAGGCTAGTCAAGGTCAGGGAAGCCAAGCATCTTCACGTACTCATCAACATAACTGGAAAACGTAA
- the LOC122857538 gene encoding transcriptional repressor p66-beta isoform X3, whose protein sequence is MLISRGDEKSVIMESMDLDGDAVVDLSVNSVRRDSLSVSVNLSSNDTDTALDLGIHFLSPHVDNNVTETRNIQNAARGILPAKSGDEKRTRRNLRPRTERSYAESPDEPRLNGHVNGNVSDSDEGELPPLLPIKELSSIELAERERTLRKLKEELRSEEMKLVLLKKLKQSQQLKENIAAIPKVTSKLPPITVQPQTPHNRTNKALPPLLRGQPAPSRNSTSLHGPPPGMLLLPNTGRSSTGISPNMVIPQPPHPRNRSTNVSANVSSYHAPADRTERSTKDPTPVPSHQLLLAQENKTTPSISTPTIPEQERSREDNQTPAQRQAAAKLALRKQLEKTLLQIPPPKPPPPEMHFVPNPSNTEFIYLVGLEHVVDFITKEPAIPPPPEPFECTQCKTDFTPVWKWEKPATSGKKDGPRGQHATFLRPPAGRDPRVICEHCVTTNVKKALKAEHTNRLKTAFVKALQQEHEMEQKLAQTSPSPDPPTPKPIPKPVTPTRRVATPPAPVQAPSPIQTPPTTKHQEHPLIKLTESGKFSPHHVATAAALQQQIMRELTKNQVQGLSGHQPLPAHMMPFNPILYPYQLAMAQATGGKGLVELQRQAADLQRQYLLDMIPSQASQGQGSQASSRTHQHNWKT, encoded by the exons ATGTTAATTTCACGAGGCGATGAAAAG TCTGTCATCATGGAATCAATGGACTTGGATGGAGATGCAGTGGTTGATCTCAGCGTAAA cagTGTCCGACGTGATTCACTTTCAGTATctgtaaatttatcaagtaatgATACAGACACAGCGCTAGATCTTGGTATTCATTTTCTATCACCACATGTGGACAATAATGTAACAGAAACAAGAAATATACAGAATGCAGCTCGAGGAATTTTACCTGCAAAATCAGGCGACGAAAAAAGAACGAGACGAAATTTGCGACCAAGAACAGAACGTAGCTATGCAGAAAGTCCTGATGAGCCGCGATTAAATGGCCATGTTAACGGTAACGTCTCGGATAGTGACGAGGGTGAATTACCACCACTTTTACCTATCAAAGAGTTGTCCTCTATTGAATTAGCTGAAAGAGAAAGAACTCTTAGAAAACTGAAAGAAGAATTAAGATCTGAAGAAATGAAATTAGTTTTGCTTAAGAAGTTAAAGCAGTCACAGCAACTCAAAGAAAATATCGCTGCTATTCCAAAAGTTACGAGTAAACTTCCACCAATCACAGTACAACCGCAAACACCCCACAACAG AACGAACAAAGCACTCCCACCATTACTGCGCGGTCAACCAGCACCAAGTCGTAACAGCACCAGTCTTCATGGACCACCTCCAGGTATGCTCTTGTTACCGAATACAGGAAGATCGAGCACCGGAATATCACCCAACATGGTTATTCCACAGCCCCCTCATCCTCGCAATCGATCGACAAATGTTTCTGCAAATGTATCAAGCTACCATGCTCCAGCAGACAGAACCGAAAGATCTACGAAAGATCCAACTCCAGTTCCTAGTCATCag CTACTTTTGgcacaagaaaataaaactacACCATCAATAAGTACTCCTACAATACCTGAACAG gAACGGTCGAGAGAAGATAATCAAACACCCGCTCAACGCCAGGCAGCTGCAAAGTTAGCACTTAGAAAACAACTTGAAAAGACTTTGCTCCAAATACCGCCTCCAAAACCACCGCCACCAGAGATGCATTTTGTACCGAATCCATCGAACACTGAATTCATCTATCTCGTCGGTCTCGAACATGTCGTTGATTTTATTACCAAGGAACCTGCGATTCCCCCACCACCAGAACCTTTTGAGTGTACACAGTGTAAAACAGATTTCACACCAGTATGGAAATGGGAAAAACCAGCTACAAGTGGAAAAAAAGATGGTCCACGAGGTCAGCATGCGACATTTTTACGACCTCCTGCAGGCCGTGATCCGCGAGTCATATGTGAACACTGTGTCACAACAAACGTCAAAAAAGCACTAAAAGCTGAGCATACAAATAG ATTGAAAACTGCATTTGTCAAAGCCCTTCAGCAAGAGCACGAAATGGAACAAAAATTAGCTCAAACAAGCCCAAGTCCAGATCCTCCGACTCCAAAGCCTATACCAAAACCAGTTACACCAACGAGACGAGTGGCAACACCACCAGCACCTGTGCAAGCACCCTCACCTATCCAAACACCTCCAACCACCAAACATCAAGAACATCCTCTTATAAAGCTTACGGAAAGTGGCAAATTTTCACCACATCATGTTGCAACTGCCGCTGCtcttcaacaacaaataatgagAG aattaaCGAAAAACCAGGTACAGGGATTGTCAGGTCATCAACCACTTCCTGCTCACATGATGCCGTTTAATCCGATTCTCTATCCTTATCAGTTAGCAATGGCACAAGCTACTGGAGGCAAAGGTCTCGTTGAATTGCAACGCCAGGCAGCTGATCTTCAACGTCAATATCTTCTTGACATGATACCCTCACAGGCTAGTCAAGGTCAGGGAAGCCAAGCATCTTCACGTACTCATCAACATAACTGGAAAACGTAA
- the LOC122857538 gene encoding transcriptional repressor p66-beta isoform X1 encodes MLISRGDEKSVIMESMDLDGDAVVDLSVNSVRRDSLSVSVNLSSNDTDTALDLGIHFLSPHVDNNVTETRNIQNAARGILPAKSGDEKRTRRNLRPRTERSYAESPDEPRLNGHVNGNVSDSDEGELPPLLPIKELSSIELAERERTLRKLKEELRSEEMKLVLLKKLKQSQQLKENIAAIPKVTSKLPPITVQPQTPHNRTNKALPPLLRGQPAPSRNSTSLHGPPPGMLLLPNTGRSSTGISPNMVIPQPPHPRNRSTNVSANVSSYHAPADRTERSTKDPTPVPSHQQLLLAQENKTTPSISTPTIPEQERSREDNQTPAQRQAAAKLALRKQLEKTLLQIPPPKPPPPEMHFVPNPSNTEFIYLVGLEHVVDFITKEPAIPPPPEPFECTQCKTDFTPVWKWEKPATSGKKDGPRGQHATFLRPPAGRDPRVICEHCVTTNVKKALKAEHTNRLKTAFVKALQQEHEMEQKLAQTSPSPDPPTPKPIPKPVTPTRRVATPPAPVQAPSPIQTPPTTKHQEHPLIKLTESGKFSPHHVATAAALQQQIMRELTKNQVQGLSGHQPLPAHMMPFNPILYPYQLAMAQATGGKGLVELQRQAADLQRQYLLDMIPSQASQGQGSQASSRTHQHNWKT; translated from the exons ATGTTAATTTCACGAGGCGATGAAAAG TCTGTCATCATGGAATCAATGGACTTGGATGGAGATGCAGTGGTTGATCTCAGCGTAAA cagTGTCCGACGTGATTCACTTTCAGTATctgtaaatttatcaagtaatgATACAGACACAGCGCTAGATCTTGGTATTCATTTTCTATCACCACATGTGGACAATAATGTAACAGAAACAAGAAATATACAGAATGCAGCTCGAGGAATTTTACCTGCAAAATCAGGCGACGAAAAAAGAACGAGACGAAATTTGCGACCAAGAACAGAACGTAGCTATGCAGAAAGTCCTGATGAGCCGCGATTAAATGGCCATGTTAACGGTAACGTCTCGGATAGTGACGAGGGTGAATTACCACCACTTTTACCTATCAAAGAGTTGTCCTCTATTGAATTAGCTGAAAGAGAAAGAACTCTTAGAAAACTGAAAGAAGAATTAAGATCTGAAGAAATGAAATTAGTTTTGCTTAAGAAGTTAAAGCAGTCACAGCAACTCAAAGAAAATATCGCTGCTATTCCAAAAGTTACGAGTAAACTTCCACCAATCACAGTACAACCGCAAACACCCCACAACAG AACGAACAAAGCACTCCCACCATTACTGCGCGGTCAACCAGCACCAAGTCGTAACAGCACCAGTCTTCATGGACCACCTCCAGGTATGCTCTTGTTACCGAATACAGGAAGATCGAGCACCGGAATATCACCCAACATGGTTATTCCACAGCCCCCTCATCCTCGCAATCGATCGACAAATGTTTCTGCAAATGTATCAAGCTACCATGCTCCAGCAGACAGAACCGAAAGATCTACGAAAGATCCAACTCCAGTTCCTAGTCATCag CAGCTACTTTTGgcacaagaaaataaaactacACCATCAATAAGTACTCCTACAATACCTGAACAG gAACGGTCGAGAGAAGATAATCAAACACCCGCTCAACGCCAGGCAGCTGCAAAGTTAGCACTTAGAAAACAACTTGAAAAGACTTTGCTCCAAATACCGCCTCCAAAACCACCGCCACCAGAGATGCATTTTGTACCGAATCCATCGAACACTGAATTCATCTATCTCGTCGGTCTCGAACATGTCGTTGATTTTATTACCAAGGAACCTGCGATTCCCCCACCACCAGAACCTTTTGAGTGTACACAGTGTAAAACAGATTTCACACCAGTATGGAAATGGGAAAAACCAGCTACAAGTGGAAAAAAAGATGGTCCACGAGGTCAGCATGCGACATTTTTACGACCTCCTGCAGGCCGTGATCCGCGAGTCATATGTGAACACTGTGTCACAACAAACGTCAAAAAAGCACTAAAAGCTGAGCATACAAATAG ATTGAAAACTGCATTTGTCAAAGCCCTTCAGCAAGAGCACGAAATGGAACAAAAATTAGCTCAAACAAGCCCAAGTCCAGATCCTCCGACTCCAAAGCCTATACCAAAACCAGTTACACCAACGAGACGAGTGGCAACACCACCAGCACCTGTGCAAGCACCCTCACCTATCCAAACACCTCCAACCACCAAACATCAAGAACATCCTCTTATAAAGCTTACGGAAAGTGGCAAATTTTCACCACATCATGTTGCAACTGCCGCTGCtcttcaacaacaaataatgagAG aattaaCGAAAAACCAGGTACAGGGATTGTCAGGTCATCAACCACTTCCTGCTCACATGATGCCGTTTAATCCGATTCTCTATCCTTATCAGTTAGCAATGGCACAAGCTACTGGAGGCAAAGGTCTCGTTGAATTGCAACGCCAGGCAGCTGATCTTCAACGTCAATATCTTCTTGACATGATACCCTCACAGGCTAGTCAAGGTCAGGGAAGCCAAGCATCTTCACGTACTCATCAACATAACTGGAAAACGTAA
- the LOC122857538 gene encoding transcriptional repressor p66-beta isoform X12, translated as MLISRGDEKSVIMESMDLDGDAVVDLSVNVRRDSLSVSVNLSSNDTDTALDLGIHFLSPHVDNNVTETRNIQNAARGILPAKSGDEKRTRRNLRPRTERSYAESPDEPRLNGHVNGNVSDSDEGELPPLLPIKELSSIELAERERTLRKLKEELRSEEMKLVLLKKLKQSQQLKENIAAIPKVTSKLPPITVQPQTPHNRTNKALPPLLRGQPAPSRNSTSLHGPPPGMLLLPNTGRSSTGISPNMVIPQPPHPRNRSTNVSANVSSYHAPADRTERSTKDPTPVPSHQERSREDNQTPAQRQAAAKLALRKQLEKTLLQIPPPKPPPPEMHFVPNPSNTEFIYLVGLEHVVDFITKEPAIPPPPEPFECTQCKTDFTPVWKWEKPATSGKKDGPRGQHATFLRPPAGRDPRVICEHCVTTNVKKALKAEHTNRLKTAFVKALQQEHEMEQKLAQTSPSPDPPTPKPIPKPVTPTRRVATPPAPVQAPSPIQTPPTTKHQEHPLIKLTESGKFSPHHVATAAALQQQIMRELTKNQVQGLSGHQPLPAHMMPFNPILYPYQLAMAQATGGKGLVELQRQAADLQRQYLLDMIPSQASQGQGSQASSRTHQHNWKT; from the exons ATGTTAATTTCACGAGGCGATGAAAAG TCTGTCATCATGGAATCAATGGACTTGGATGGAGATGCAGTGGTTGATCTCAGCGTAAA TGTCCGACGTGATTCACTTTCAGTATctgtaaatttatcaagtaatgATACAGACACAGCGCTAGATCTTGGTATTCATTTTCTATCACCACATGTGGACAATAATGTAACAGAAACAAGAAATATACAGAATGCAGCTCGAGGAATTTTACCTGCAAAATCAGGCGACGAAAAAAGAACGAGACGAAATTTGCGACCAAGAACAGAACGTAGCTATGCAGAAAGTCCTGATGAGCCGCGATTAAATGGCCATGTTAACGGTAACGTCTCGGATAGTGACGAGGGTGAATTACCACCACTTTTACCTATCAAAGAGTTGTCCTCTATTGAATTAGCTGAAAGAGAAAGAACTCTTAGAAAACTGAAAGAAGAATTAAGATCTGAAGAAATGAAATTAGTTTTGCTTAAGAAGTTAAAGCAGTCACAGCAACTCAAAGAAAATATCGCTGCTATTCCAAAAGTTACGAGTAAACTTCCACCAATCACAGTACAACCGCAAACACCCCACAACAG AACGAACAAAGCACTCCCACCATTACTGCGCGGTCAACCAGCACCAAGTCGTAACAGCACCAGTCTTCATGGACCACCTCCAGGTATGCTCTTGTTACCGAATACAGGAAGATCGAGCACCGGAATATCACCCAACATGGTTATTCCACAGCCCCCTCATCCTCGCAATCGATCGACAAATGTTTCTGCAAATGTATCAAGCTACCATGCTCCAGCAGACAGAACCGAAAGATCTACGAAAGATCCAACTCCAGTTCCTAGTCATCag gAACGGTCGAGAGAAGATAATCAAACACCCGCTCAACGCCAGGCAGCTGCAAAGTTAGCACTTAGAAAACAACTTGAAAAGACTTTGCTCCAAATACCGCCTCCAAAACCACCGCCACCAGAGATGCATTTTGTACCGAATCCATCGAACACTGAATTCATCTATCTCGTCGGTCTCGAACATGTCGTTGATTTTATTACCAAGGAACCTGCGATTCCCCCACCACCAGAACCTTTTGAGTGTACACAGTGTAAAACAGATTTCACACCAGTATGGAAATGGGAAAAACCAGCTACAAGTGGAAAAAAAGATGGTCCACGAGGTCAGCATGCGACATTTTTACGACCTCCTGCAGGCCGTGATCCGCGAGTCATATGTGAACACTGTGTCACAACAAACGTCAAAAAAGCACTAAAAGCTGAGCATACAAATAG ATTGAAAACTGCATTTGTCAAAGCCCTTCAGCAAGAGCACGAAATGGAACAAAAATTAGCTCAAACAAGCCCAAGTCCAGATCCTCCGACTCCAAAGCCTATACCAAAACCAGTTACACCAACGAGACGAGTGGCAACACCACCAGCACCTGTGCAAGCACCCTCACCTATCCAAACACCTCCAACCACCAAACATCAAGAACATCCTCTTATAAAGCTTACGGAAAGTGGCAAATTTTCACCACATCATGTTGCAACTGCCGCTGCtcttcaacaacaaataatgagAG aattaaCGAAAAACCAGGTACAGGGATTGTCAGGTCATCAACCACTTCCTGCTCACATGATGCCGTTTAATCCGATTCTCTATCCTTATCAGTTAGCAATGGCACAAGCTACTGGAGGCAAAGGTCTCGTTGAATTGCAACGCCAGGCAGCTGATCTTCAACGTCAATATCTTCTTGACATGATACCCTCACAGGCTAGTCAAGGTCAGGGAAGCCAAGCATCTTCACGTACTCATCAACATAACTGGAAAACGTAA